The proteins below are encoded in one region of Amycolatopsis magusensis:
- a CDS encoding class I SAM-dependent methyltransferase: MSTSLEQVLDRAFGHPRGVLGRVGGWLMATGNAATERHVVGVARLTEGETVLVIGPGPGVGVLAAAAKARRVIGVDPSAEMLELCAERCEGTANVELHLGSAAETGLEDASADVVISVNNVQLWPDRAAGFAEVRRVLRPGGKLVLSAHEKWLPVSRHELAAEVTAAGFTDLQTWVWEPPGPLAARAAQLRAIRVD, from the coding sequence ATGAGTACATCGTTGGAACAGGTGCTGGACCGGGCGTTCGGCCATCCGCGCGGAGTGCTCGGGCGCGTCGGCGGCTGGCTGATGGCGACGGGCAACGCCGCGACCGAGCGGCACGTGGTGGGTGTGGCGCGGCTCACCGAAGGCGAGACGGTGCTGGTCATCGGGCCGGGACCGGGGGTCGGCGTGCTCGCCGCGGCGGCCAAGGCCCGCCGGGTGATCGGTGTCGATCCGTCCGCCGAGATGCTGGAACTGTGCGCCGAACGCTGTGAAGGCACGGCCAACGTCGAACTGCACCTCGGCTCCGCCGCGGAGACCGGACTGGAGGACGCCTCGGCCGACGTGGTGATCTCGGTGAACAACGTGCAGCTGTGGCCCGACCGCGCGGCCGGCTTCGCCGAGGTGCGCCGCGTGCTCCGGCCCGGCGGCAAGCTCGTGCTTTCCGCTCACGAGAAGTGGCTTCCCGTGAGCAGGCACGAACTCGCCGCCGAGGTGACCGCAGCGGGGTTCACCGACCTGCAGACCTGGGTCTGGGAACCGCCGGGCCCGCTCGCCGCCCGCGCCGCCCAGCTACGGGCGATCCGCGTCGACTAG
- the lepA gene encoding translation elongation factor 4, which produces MDQPNPDFRRGPVTVTFADTTFTPPELIRNFCIIAHIDHGKSTLADRMLQLTGVVEERAMRAQYLDRMDIERERGITIKAQNVRLPWQLDGQDHVLHLIDTPGHVDFTYEVSRALEACEGAILLVDAAQGIEAQTLANLYLALEKNLHIIPVLNKIDLPAAEPDKYAAELAHIIGCEPGDVLRVSAKTGQGVRELLDEAVRQVPPPVGDADAPPRAMIFDSVYDTYRGVVTYIRVVDGKITPRQRIKMMSTGATHELLEVGIISPEPKVSVGLGVGEVGYLITGVKDVRQSKVGDTVTSERKGAEKALAGYREPKPMVYSGLYPVDGSDYPVLREALEKLQLNDAALTYVPETSVALGFGFRCGFLGLLHLEITRDRLEREFGLDLISTAPNVVYQVYLEDGSEVVVTNPSDWPTGMKIAEVHEPLSKVTVIAPSEFIGAIMELCQGKRGQLLGMDYLSEERVELRYHLPLAEIIFDFFDSLKSRTRGYASLDYEEAGEQASDLVKVDIMLQGEAVDAFSAIVHKDAAYAYGNRMATRLRELIPRQQFEVPIQAAIGSRIIARETIRAIRKDVLAKCYGGDISRKRKLLEKQKEGKKRMKTVGRVEVPQEAFVAALSTDDSSSDKGKGKK; this is translated from the coding sequence ATGGACCAGCCGAATCCCGACTTTCGCCGAGGACCAGTCACTGTGACGTTCGCCGACACCACCTTCACCCCGCCGGAGTTGATCCGCAACTTCTGCATCATCGCGCACATCGACCACGGGAAGTCCACCCTGGCCGACCGGATGCTGCAGCTCACCGGCGTGGTCGAGGAGCGGGCGATGCGCGCGCAGTACCTCGACCGCATGGACATCGAACGGGAACGCGGCATCACCATCAAGGCGCAGAACGTGCGCCTGCCGTGGCAGCTCGACGGCCAGGACCACGTCCTGCACCTGATCGACACCCCGGGCCACGTCGACTTCACCTACGAGGTCTCGCGTGCGCTGGAGGCCTGCGAGGGCGCGATCCTGCTGGTCGACGCCGCGCAGGGGATCGAGGCGCAGACCCTGGCCAACCTGTACCTGGCGCTGGAGAAGAACCTCCACATCATCCCGGTGCTGAACAAGATCGACCTGCCCGCCGCCGAGCCGGACAAGTACGCCGCCGAGCTGGCGCACATCATCGGCTGCGAGCCGGGCGACGTGCTGCGCGTGTCGGCGAAGACCGGGCAGGGCGTGCGGGAGCTGCTGGACGAGGCCGTGCGACAGGTGCCGCCGCCGGTCGGTGACGCCGACGCCCCGCCGCGCGCGATGATCTTCGACTCGGTCTACGACACCTACCGCGGCGTGGTCACCTACATCCGCGTGGTCGACGGCAAGATCACCCCGCGCCAGCGGATCAAGATGATGTCCACCGGCGCCACCCACGAACTGCTCGAGGTCGGCATCATCTCGCCGGAGCCCAAGGTCAGCGTCGGGCTCGGGGTCGGCGAGGTGGGTTACCTGATCACCGGGGTGAAGGACGTCCGCCAGTCCAAGGTCGGGGACACCGTGACCTCGGAGCGCAAGGGCGCCGAGAAGGCGCTGGCGGGTTACCGCGAGCCGAAGCCGATGGTCTACTCGGGCCTGTACCCGGTGGACGGCTCGGACTACCCGGTGCTGCGCGAGGCGCTGGAGAAGCTGCAGCTCAACGACGCCGCGCTGACCTACGTGCCGGAGACCTCGGTGGCGCTGGGCTTCGGTTTCCGCTGTGGCTTCCTCGGCCTGCTGCACCTGGAGATCACCCGCGACCGGCTCGAGCGCGAGTTCGGCCTCGACCTGATCTCCACCGCGCCGAACGTGGTCTACCAGGTCTACCTGGAGGACGGCAGCGAGGTCGTGGTGACCAACCCGTCGGACTGGCCGACCGGGATGAAGATCGCCGAGGTGCACGAGCCGCTGAGCAAGGTCACGGTGATCGCGCCGTCGGAGTTCATCGGCGCGATCATGGAGCTGTGCCAGGGCAAGCGCGGGCAGCTGCTGGGCATGGACTACCTGTCCGAGGAGCGGGTGGAGCTGCGGTACCACCTGCCGCTGGCGGAGATCATCTTCGACTTCTTCGACTCGCTGAAGTCGCGCACCCGCGGGTACGCCTCGCTCGACTACGAAGAGGCCGGGGAGCAGGCGTCCGACCTGGTCAAGGTCGACATCATGCTGCAGGGCGAGGCGGTCGACGCGTTCTCCGCGATCGTGCACAAGGACGCCGCGTACGCCTACGGCAACAGGATGGCCACGCGGCTGCGCGAGCTGATCCCGCGCCAGCAGTTCGAGGTGCCGATCCAGGCGGCCATCGGCTCGCGGATCATCGCCCGCGAGACCATCCGCGCCATCCGCAAGGACGTGCTGGCCAAGTGCTACGGCGGTGACATCTCGCGGAAGCGGAAGCTGCTGGAGAAGCAGAAGGAAGGCAAGAAGCGGATGAAGACGGTCGGCCGGGTGGAGGTCCCGCAGGAGGCCTTCGTCGCCGCACTGTCCACTGACGACTCGTCGTCGGACAAGGGCAAGGGCAAGAAGTAA
- a CDS encoding amidase has translation MPGIEALARAVRAGEVDPAELLEDALARADAAAGLNAVVHLDREAAVHREGPLAGIPVLVKEIIEVAGLPFRCGSSVFADRLGSVDAEVVARVRAAGGVVVGLTHSHEFAYGCTGTVNRVGPCRNPHDPARITGGSSSGSAAAVAAGIVPLALGTDTAGSMRVPAALCGVVGAKPSRDLLPMDGVFPLSRSLDHVGVFAGSVADARYAIEVLGRVSLPLLNGPPRLGMASVPADADVAAIFDECLRAFEAAGARLVEVDFDWDEITRTAVDLQGPEAFAVHADLLDERYQPDVRNRLLAAAEVPGWRYVRAQERARELVADIGRVLAGVDAVVLPTVPMRATLIGDDEPSVREPLLRNNRPANLSGFPALSLPMPVHSGLPAGLQVLAADDARAFGVAAWAEGEMSRMWLSGRSSSRKPHS, from the coding sequence GTGCCGGGGATCGAGGCGCTGGCGCGGGCGGTGCGCGCCGGCGAGGTCGACCCGGCGGAGTTGCTCGAAGACGCGCTCGCGCGGGCGGATGCCGCGGCGGGGCTGAACGCCGTGGTCCACCTGGACCGCGAGGCAGCCGTTCACCGCGAGGGTCCGCTGGCCGGGATTCCGGTGCTGGTCAAGGAGATCATCGAGGTCGCGGGGCTGCCGTTCCGCTGCGGCTCCTCGGTTTTCGCCGACCGCCTGGGTTCCGTGGACGCCGAGGTGGTGGCGCGGGTGCGGGCCGCGGGCGGGGTGGTCGTCGGGCTGACGCACAGCCACGAGTTCGCGTACGGCTGCACGGGCACGGTCAACCGCGTGGGACCGTGCCGCAATCCGCACGACCCCGCGCGCATCACCGGCGGTTCGAGTTCGGGGTCCGCGGCGGCGGTGGCGGCCGGGATCGTGCCGTTGGCGCTGGGGACCGACACGGCGGGGTCGATGCGGGTCCCGGCGGCGTTGTGCGGGGTGGTCGGGGCGAAACCGAGCCGTGATCTGCTGCCGATGGACGGGGTGTTCCCGCTTTCGCGGTCGCTGGACCACGTCGGGGTGTTCGCCGGTTCGGTGGCGGACGCGCGGTACGCGATCGAGGTGCTGGGGCGGGTTTCGCTGCCTTTGTTGAACGGGCCGCCGCGGCTCGGGATGGCTTCCGTGCCCGCTGATGCTGATGTGGCGGCGATTTTCGACGAGTGCCTGCGGGCGTTCGAAGCGGCGGGGGCGCGGTTGGTCGAGGTCGACTTCGACTGGGACGAGATCACTCGGACCGCGGTGGATCTGCAGGGACCCGAGGCTTTCGCCGTGCACGCGGACCTGCTGGACGAGCGGTACCAGCCGGATGTGCGCAACCGGTTGCTGGCGGCGGCGGAGGTGCCGGGGTGGCGGTACGTCCGGGCTCAGGAGCGGGCGCGGGAACTCGTCGCCGACATCGGGCGGGTGCTGGCCGGGGTGGACGCGGTGGTGCTGCCGACCGTGCCGATGCGGGCCACGCTCATCGGGGACGACGAGCCGTCCGTGCGGGAACCGTTGCTGCGGAACAACCGGCCGGCGAACCTGAGCGGGTTCCCGGCGCTGAGCCTGCCGATGCCGGTCCACAGTGGACTCCCGGCCGGGCTGCAGGTGCTCGCGGCCGATGACGCGCGAGCCTTCGGGGTAGCGGCCTGGGCCGAGGGGGAGATGTCACGAATGTGGCTTTCGGGACGGTCTTCGTCCCGAAAGCCACATTCGTGA
- a CDS encoding family 20 glycosylhydrolase → MVKTGGRSRVRLRLARTLAALTIAGGSFAALQPAAAVAAEPLTSLVPVPVSVQPAAGVTHTLAADAKIYAASAQVGDYLAGVLRKSTGYALPVTTAPATPPADGISLLLSGAPGSVGDQGYQLTVSAQNVVLRANTAAGLFSGVQTLRQLFPAAIESPSVQPGPWTLPGATITDHPRFAYRSAMLDVARHFHPVDAVKKYIDQLALYKINYFHLHLADDQGWRIVIDSWPNLTTHGGSTQVGGGPGGFYTKAQYSEIVAYAASRHITVVPEIDMPGHTNAALSSYAELNCNGVAPPLRTDIEVGYSSLCISKDITYKFVSDVIREISALTPGPYFHLGGDEAHATSDADYQTFMSKVVPLVAQHGKIVQGWHDIAKVALPGTAVPQFWGTTTADQGVVNAVARGSKVLMSPANKAYLDMKYNSSTPIGLSWAGLIEVQTAYEWNPGAYLNGVPESAVLGVESPMWTETIVTSAHIEYMAFPRLAAHAELGWSPWSTHNWNQFRTRLGAQGPRWTAMGINFYKSSQIPWDTGGNPGVCAQPAWAAASVYTGGNVVSHNGAKWTAKWWTQGEEPGTTGEWGVWRDDGPC, encoded by the coding sequence ATGGTGAAAACCGGTGGAAGATCCCGCGTACGGCTGCGGCTGGCCCGCACCCTCGCCGCACTGACCATCGCCGGCGGCTCGTTCGCCGCGCTGCAACCCGCCGCCGCGGTGGCGGCCGAACCACTGACCAGCCTGGTCCCGGTGCCCGTTTCGGTGCAGCCGGCCGCCGGGGTGACCCACACACTGGCGGCGGACGCCAAGATCTACGCGGCCTCGGCCCAGGTCGGCGACTACCTCGCCGGGGTGCTGCGCAAGTCGACCGGCTACGCGCTGCCGGTGACGACCGCACCGGCCACCCCGCCCGCCGACGGCATTTCGCTGCTGCTCTCCGGCGCGCCGGGCAGCGTCGGAGACCAGGGTTACCAGCTGACCGTGTCCGCGCAGAACGTGGTGCTGCGCGCGAACACCGCGGCCGGGTTGTTCAGCGGCGTGCAGACCCTGCGCCAGCTGTTCCCGGCGGCCATCGAGAGCCCGAGCGTGCAGCCGGGGCCGTGGACGCTGCCCGGCGCGACCATCACCGACCACCCGCGCTTCGCCTACCGCAGCGCGATGCTGGACGTGGCCAGGCACTTCCACCCGGTCGACGCGGTGAAGAAGTACATCGACCAGCTCGCCCTGTACAAGATCAACTACTTCCACCTGCACCTGGCCGACGACCAGGGCTGGCGGATCGTGATCGACAGCTGGCCGAACCTGACCACCCACGGCGGCAGCACGCAGGTCGGCGGCGGTCCCGGCGGGTTCTACACGAAGGCGCAGTACAGCGAGATCGTGGCGTACGCGGCTTCGCGGCACATCACCGTGGTCCCCGAGATCGACATGCCGGGCCACACCAACGCGGCGCTGTCCTCCTACGCCGAGCTGAACTGCAACGGGGTCGCGCCGCCGCTGCGGACCGACATCGAGGTCGGCTACAGCTCGCTGTGCATCTCGAAGGACATCACCTACAAGTTCGTCTCCGACGTCATCCGCGAGATCTCCGCGCTGACGCCCGGCCCGTACTTCCACCTCGGCGGGGACGAAGCCCACGCCACCTCGGACGCGGACTACCAGACGTTCATGTCGAAGGTGGTGCCGCTGGTGGCGCAGCACGGCAAGATCGTGCAGGGCTGGCACGACATCGCCAAGGTGGCACTGCCCGGCACCGCGGTCCCGCAGTTCTGGGGCACCACCACCGCCGACCAGGGCGTGGTGAACGCGGTGGCGCGCGGCAGCAAGGTGCTGATGTCACCGGCGAACAAGGCGTACCTGGACATGAAGTACAACTCGTCCACGCCGATCGGGCTGAGCTGGGCCGGGCTCATCGAGGTGCAGACGGCCTACGAGTGGAACCCGGGCGCCTACCTCAACGGCGTGCCGGAGTCGGCGGTGCTCGGCGTGGAGTCTCCGATGTGGACGGAGACGATCGTGACCAGCGCGCACATCGAGTACATGGCGTTCCCGCGCCTGGCCGCGCACGCCGAACTCGGCTGGTCACCGTGGTCGACGCACAACTGGAACCAGTTCCGCACGCGGCTCGGCGCCCAGGGCCCGCGCTGGACGGCGATGGGCATCAACTTCTACAAGTCCTCGCAGATCCCGTGGGACACCGGCGGCAACCCGGGCGTGTGCGCGCAGCCCGCGTGGGCGGCCGCGTCGGTCTACACCGGCGGGAACGTGGTGTCGCACAACGGCGCCAAGTGGACCGCGAAGTGGTGGACCCAGGGTGAGGAGCCCGGCACCACCGGCGAATGGGGCGTCTGGCGCGACGACGGCCCCTGCTGA
- a CDS encoding MerR family transcriptional regulator has protein sequence MELIPIGRFAQRCRLSVKRLRHYDDLGLLTPAKVDEHTGHRYYRPDQARDALAISLLRRLDMPLPDIAKVLSGDLAGPLHAQRERLETEIQHRRTLLRSTEKLLARGLRGPEVTLTAVPERRLRVVRASADPDDFGASFAGCVSQLAVAFERGGVPWRPPLVGLYPLDLDAARVPMAVGIEVDEETFAAELPSTEPELLPAGTTAEVKHIGPYEDLSLSYHALLSWIYEHGHEPSGPAVETYLTDPAGTAPEELVTRIGIPVGQEQR, from the coding sequence GTGGAACTCATCCCGATCGGCCGCTTCGCGCAGCGCTGCCGCCTCAGTGTGAAGCGCCTGCGCCACTACGACGACCTCGGCCTGCTCACCCCGGCGAAGGTCGACGAGCACACCGGACACCGCTACTACCGGCCGGACCAGGCCCGCGACGCGCTGGCCATCTCGCTGCTGCGACGGCTGGACATGCCGCTGCCCGACATCGCGAAGGTGCTCTCCGGCGACCTGGCCGGGCCGCTGCACGCGCAGCGCGAGCGGCTGGAGACCGAGATCCAGCACCGCCGGACCCTGTTGCGGTCGACGGAGAAGCTCCTCGCCCGCGGCCTGCGGGGTCCGGAGGTCACGCTGACCGCCGTGCCCGAGCGCCGGCTGCGGGTGGTCCGCGCGAGCGCCGATCCCGACGACTTCGGCGCGTCGTTCGCAGGTTGCGTCTCGCAACTCGCCGTCGCCTTCGAGCGCGGTGGAGTGCCGTGGCGACCGCCGCTGGTGGGCCTGTACCCGCTCGACTTGGACGCCGCGCGGGTGCCGATGGCCGTCGGCATCGAAGTCGACGAAGAGACGTTCGCCGCGGAACTGCCGTCGACCGAGCCGGAACTGCTGCCCGCTGGGACCACCGCGGAGGTCAAGCACATCGGGCCCTACGAGGACCTCTCCCTGTCCTACCACGCGTTGCTGAGCTGGATCTACGAGCACGGGCACGAGCCGTCGGGCCCGGCGGTGGAGACCTACTTGACCGATCCGGCCGGGACCGCGCCGGAGGAGCTGGTCACCCGCATCGGCATCCCGGTCGGCCAGGAGCAGCGCTGA
- a CDS encoding nitronate monooxygenase — MIGELRVPVLVAPMAGGPSTPELIAAANRAGASGFLAAGYLTAEGLAAQIDRTRELTDAPFGVNLFVPGERSGHDLASYQLRLLAEAQRYGVEPGVPDWNDDHYAAKLDLVVAQRIPLVSFTFGRPSAADVERLHAAGSRVVVTVTGPAEARLAAEVGADALCVQGFEAGAHRGLFTDEEADATGGETYGLLAALRLVAAEVDLPLIATGGLVHGADIAAVLAAGAVAAQLGTAFLRADEAGTNETYRRALAEGGRRTAFTRAFSGRPARGLVNRFLLEHSDLAPAAYPQINSLSKPIRAAAAKAGDPEALSLWAGQTYSLSRSAPAAEIIGTLHTELRAAVHRTQSWLFDRK, encoded by the coding sequence ATGATCGGTGAACTGCGAGTGCCCGTGCTGGTCGCGCCGATGGCGGGTGGCCCGTCGACGCCGGAACTGATCGCCGCCGCGAACCGGGCCGGGGCTTCGGGGTTCCTCGCGGCCGGTTACCTCACCGCGGAGGGGCTGGCCGCGCAGATCGACCGCACGCGGGAGCTCACCGACGCCCCGTTCGGCGTCAACCTGTTCGTGCCGGGTGAGCGCAGCGGCCACGACCTCGCGAGCTACCAACTGCGGCTGCTCGCCGAGGCACAGCGGTACGGCGTGGAGCCCGGAGTCCCGGACTGGAACGACGACCACTACGCGGCGAAGCTGGACCTCGTGGTGGCGCAGCGGATCCCGCTGGTTTCGTTCACCTTCGGCAGGCCGTCGGCGGCCGACGTCGAGCGGCTGCACGCGGCGGGCAGCCGGGTGGTGGTCACGGTGACGGGCCCGGCCGAGGCCCGGCTCGCCGCCGAGGTCGGCGCGGATGCGTTGTGCGTGCAGGGTTTCGAGGCGGGCGCGCACCGCGGGTTGTTCACCGACGAGGAAGCCGACGCCACGGGCGGGGAGACCTACGGCCTGCTCGCCGCGCTGCGGCTGGTCGCGGCCGAAGTGGACCTGCCGCTGATCGCCACCGGCGGCCTGGTGCACGGCGCCGACATCGCCGCCGTGCTCGCCGCGGGCGCGGTCGCCGCCCAGCTGGGCACGGCCTTCCTGCGGGCCGACGAAGCGGGCACCAACGAGACCTACCGCCGGGCGCTGGCCGAAGGCGGCCGCCGGACCGCGTTCACCCGCGCCTTCAGCGGACGGCCCGCGCGCGGGCTGGTCAACCGCTTCCTGCTGGAGCACTCCGACCTGGCCCCGGCCGCGTACCCGCAGATCAACAGCCTGAGCAAGCCGATCCGCGCGGCCGCGGCCAAGGCCGGGGACCCCGAGGCGCTGTCGTTGTGGGCGGGGCAGACCTACTCGCTGAGCAGGTCTGCCCCGGCCGCCGAAATCATCGGCACCCTGCACACCGAACTCCGCGCCGCCGTCCACCGGACGCAGAGCTGGCTGTTCGACCGGAAGTGA
- a CDS encoding amino acid permease, translating to MTVGHTGSGNGIFRRKPIDQIEPAAESEGLQRTLGLRQLTAIGVGGIIGAGIFSLAGAVANETAGPAVLISFLIAGIASAAAAFSYAEFAGLIPRAGSAYTYGYAVLGELTGWFIGWDLLLEYTAIVAVVAIGISGYFNDLLGFLNISLPEWMLGAPGTEADGVAAGTYKVNLFAVLLCLLIAFILNQGMKNAARFETLLVYLKVGIVLLVIVVGAFHINTDNYDPFAPFGWAGAFTGAATVFFAVFGYDAMSTAAEESKDSQKHMPKAIMYSLAISMVLYVLACLVLTGMVNFKDIDSEAAFSSAFAGIGMKWLGAIIAAGAILGILTVLFTFMMGAARVGYSMSRDGLLPKWFAKTHPVKRVPSRITWVLGVASALIAGFLPIAEAAELTNIGILLAFVVVCIAVIVLRYKRPDLPRGFKTPGMPVVPIIGVIFSIWLITFLQPETWLRFAAWFGIGLVVYFAYSRRNSVLGKENASRGRE from the coding sequence ATGACCGTCGGCCACACTGGTTCCGGCAACGGAATCTTCCGGCGCAAACCCATCGACCAGATCGAACCGGCGGCCGAGAGCGAGGGGCTGCAGCGCACCCTCGGCCTGCGTCAGCTGACCGCGATCGGGGTCGGCGGCATCATCGGCGCGGGGATCTTCTCCCTGGCCGGCGCGGTGGCGAACGAGACGGCGGGCCCCGCCGTGCTGATCTCGTTCCTGATCGCCGGCATCGCCAGCGCGGCGGCCGCGTTCTCCTACGCCGAGTTCGCCGGGCTCATCCCGCGCGCCGGGTCGGCCTACACCTACGGCTACGCGGTGCTCGGTGAGCTCACCGGCTGGTTCATCGGCTGGGACCTGCTGCTGGAGTACACCGCGATCGTGGCGGTGGTCGCCATCGGCATCAGCGGCTACTTCAACGACCTGCTCGGGTTCCTGAACATCTCGCTGCCGGAGTGGATGCTCGGCGCGCCGGGCACCGAAGCGGACGGCGTGGCCGCGGGGACCTACAAGGTGAACCTGTTCGCCGTGCTGCTGTGCCTGCTCATCGCGTTCATCCTGAACCAGGGCATGAAGAACGCGGCCCGGTTCGAGACGCTGCTGGTCTACCTCAAGGTCGGCATCGTGCTGCTGGTGATCGTGGTCGGCGCCTTCCACATCAACACCGACAACTACGATCCGTTCGCCCCGTTCGGCTGGGCGGGTGCCTTCACCGGGGCGGCGACGGTGTTCTTCGCGGTGTTCGGTTACGACGCGATGTCCACCGCGGCCGAGGAGTCGAAGGACTCGCAGAAGCACATGCCCAAGGCGATCATGTACTCGCTGGCCATCTCGATGGTGCTCTACGTGCTGGCCTGCCTGGTGCTGACCGGCATGGTGAACTTCAAGGACATCGACAGCGAGGCGGCCTTCTCCAGCGCGTTCGCCGGGATCGGGATGAAGTGGCTGGGCGCGATCATCGCCGCCGGTGCCATCCTCGGCATCCTGACCGTGTTGTTCACCTTCATGATGGGCGCGGCGCGGGTCGGCTACTCGATGAGCCGTGACGGCCTGCTGCCGAAGTGGTTCGCCAAGACGCACCCGGTGAAGCGGGTGCCGAGCCGGATCACCTGGGTGCTGGGCGTGGCGTCCGCGCTGATCGCCGGTTTCCTGCCGATCGCCGAGGCGGCCGAGCTGACCAACATCGGCATCCTGCTGGCGTTCGTGGTGGTCTGCATCGCGGTGATCGTGCTGCGGTACAAGCGCCCGGACCTGCCGCGTGGCTTCAAGACCCCGGGCATGCCGGTGGTGCCGATCATCGGCGTGATCTTCTCGATCTGGCTGATCACCTTCCTGCAGCCGGAAACCTGGCTGCGCTTCGCCGCCTGGTTCGGCATCGGCCTGGTGGTCTACTTCGCCTACAGCCGCCGCAACTCGGTGCTGGGCAAGGAGAACGCCAGCCGGGGCCGGGAGTAG
- a CDS encoding alpha/beta fold hydrolase: MTAQQREAPPATVQDDSVIRVAHRRFAGARTRVLEVGPQPDAETPRRRSARRSARPVAPRLVLLHGYCDSADTWRPVLEELAAAGHSAVAVDLPGFGEADALRPGAMLPQLDTFLTALIKEQSVLGPVVLAGNSLGGTISLRAAQSTRLPVAGVVSIAAPGFVDSWLIRTVARFPVPLRLYSSLPLPVPSFVVKAIAEQLVPRLLYADAALADVTQVRRFTDLFPDYRATTGRLEQARQLVEELATAYQLDNVRTPLLVVACGKDKLVSAASGKQLHSLVPHSRLLVRDDWGHCPQLDDPSAIAELITYFAASATHAKRGRAAAGAGRPVGTETAAG; encoded by the coding sequence ATGACCGCACAGCAGCGGGAGGCACCACCGGCGACGGTGCAGGACGACTCGGTGATCCGGGTCGCCCATCGCCGCTTCGCGGGTGCCCGGACCCGGGTGCTGGAAGTCGGTCCGCAACCCGATGCCGAGACGCCTCGGCGACGGTCCGCGAGGCGTTCCGCGCGGCCGGTGGCACCGAGATTGGTGCTGCTGCACGGCTACTGCGACAGCGCCGACACCTGGCGCCCGGTACTGGAAGAACTCGCGGCCGCCGGTCACTCCGCGGTCGCGGTGGATCTGCCGGGTTTCGGTGAGGCCGACGCGTTGCGCCCCGGGGCGATGCTGCCGCAGCTGGACACGTTCCTCACCGCGCTGATCAAGGAGCAGTCCGTGCTCGGCCCGGTGGTGCTGGCCGGGAACTCGCTCGGCGGCACGATCAGCCTGCGGGCCGCGCAGAGCACGCGCCTGCCGGTGGCCGGGGTGGTGTCGATCGCCGCGCCCGGTTTCGTCGACTCCTGGCTCATCCGCACGGTGGCGCGGTTCCCGGTGCCGCTGCGGCTGTACTCCTCGCTCCCGCTGCCGGTGCCCAGCTTCGTCGTCAAGGCGATCGCCGAGCAGCTCGTGCCGCGGCTGCTCTACGCCGACGCCGCGCTCGCCGACGTCACGCAGGTCCGCCGCTTCACCGACCTGTTCCCCGACTACCGCGCCACCACCGGCCGCCTCGAGCAGGCCAGGCAGCTGGTCGAGGAACTGGCCACCGCCTACCAGCTCGACAACGTGCGCACCCCGCTGCTGGTCGTCGCCTGCGGCAAGGACAAGCTGGTCAGCGCGGCCTCCGGCAAGCAGCTGCACAGCCTCGTGCCACACAGCAGGCTCCTGGTGCGCGACGACTGGGGCCACTGCCCGCAGCTCGACGATCCGTCCGCCATCGCGGAGCTGATCACCTACTTCGCCGCGAGCGCCACCCACGCCAAGCGCGGGCGGGCCGCCGCGGGCGCCGGGCGGCCGGTCGGCACCGAAACCGCCGCCGGCTGA
- a CDS encoding zinc-binding dehydrogenase, whose protein sequence is MFAVYAQAPNPENPLDSLVVGERPEPEVPDGWVRVAVKAASLNMHDLWTLRGVGIKPEQFPMILGCDGAGVLDDGTEVVLHSVVNAPGWQGDDTLDPKRTLLTEKHQGTFADYVIVPARNAVPKPEELSFTEAATMGTAWLTAYRMLFVKSGLRPGQTMLVQGASGGVSTALIQLGRAAGFRVWVTGRSEEKRALAEQLGAHQTFESGARLPERVDAVFETVGKATWSHSVKSLKPGGIIVVSGSTSGPDAHAELQRVFFLQLRIAGSTMGTRDELTDLLDYVQLSGIRPQVGSELPFAEAATGFRQMLDGETAGKTVFTA, encoded by the coding sequence ATGTTCGCCGTATACGCGCAGGCCCCGAACCCGGAAAACCCGCTGGACTCGCTGGTCGTCGGCGAGCGCCCCGAACCCGAGGTCCCCGACGGCTGGGTCCGGGTCGCGGTCAAGGCCGCGAGCCTCAACATGCACGACCTCTGGACCCTGCGCGGGGTCGGCATCAAACCGGAGCAGTTCCCGATGATCCTCGGCTGCGACGGCGCCGGTGTGCTCGACGACGGCACCGAGGTGGTGCTGCACTCGGTCGTCAACGCCCCCGGCTGGCAGGGCGACGACACCCTCGACCCGAAGCGCACCCTGCTCACCGAGAAGCACCAGGGCACCTTCGCCGACTACGTGATCGTGCCCGCGCGCAACGCCGTGCCGAAGCCCGAGGAACTGTCCTTCACCGAGGCCGCCACCATGGGCACCGCCTGGCTGACCGCGTACCGCATGCTCTTCGTCAAGTCCGGGTTGCGCCCCGGGCAGACGATGCTGGTGCAGGGCGCGTCCGGCGGTGTGTCCACCGCGCTCATCCAGCTCGGCCGCGCGGCCGGGTTCCGCGTCTGGGTCACCGGCCGCAGCGAGGAGAAGCGCGCGCTGGCCGAGCAGCTCGGCGCGCACCAGACCTTCGAATCCGGCGCCCGGCTGCCCGAGCGCGTGGACGCGGTGTTCGAGACCGTCGGCAAGGCCACCTGGTCGCACTCGGTGAAGTCGCTGAAGCCGGGCGGCATCATCGTGGTCTCCGGTTCGACCAGTGGCCCGGACGCGCACGCGGAACTGCAGCGGGTGTTCTTCCTGCAACTGCGGATCGCCGGGTCCACCATGGGCACCCGCGACGAGCTGACCGATCTCCTCGACTACGTGCAGCTTTCCGGGATCCGCCCGCAGGTCGGCTCGGAGCTGCCGTTCGCCGAAGCGGCCACCGGTTTCCGGCAGATGCTCGACGGCGAGACGGCGGGCAAGACGGTCTTCACCGCCTGA